In Deltaproteobacteria bacterium, a genomic segment contains:
- a CDS encoding Uma2 family endonuclease encodes MTADVTPHVPQEPLRVTVERYLALLEEGTLAGDRLELLEGVIVSMPPSNPPHAAALGLVCEALRPIAGTGRCLRVQSPLLLGAWSAPEPDVALVAGSHRDYSLRHPATALLVIEVSDWSLHQDRITKAAIYARAGIPEYWIVNLAERGVEVLREPDAAGGRYRAQRFARADESVEPLAAPGTPVVVRDLLPALR; translated from the coding sequence ATGACCGCCGACGTCACCCCGCACGTTCCGCAAGAGCCGCTGCGCGTCACCGTAGAGCGTTATCTGGCCCTGCTCGAAGAGGGCACGCTCGCCGGGGATCGCCTGGAGCTGCTCGAAGGGGTGATCGTCTCGATGCCGCCGAGCAACCCGCCCCACGCCGCGGCGCTCGGGCTCGTGTGCGAGGCCCTGCGGCCGATAGCGGGTACGGGGCGCTGCCTGCGCGTGCAGTCCCCGCTGCTCCTGGGCGCGTGGTCGGCACCCGAGCCCGACGTCGCGCTGGTCGCGGGCTCCCACCGCGACTACTCGCTACGCCATCCGGCCACGGCCCTGCTGGTCATCGAAGTCTCGGACTGGTCGCTCCACCAGGATCGGATCACGAAGGCAGCGATCTACGCGCGGGCCGGGATCCCGGAGTACTGGATCGTGAACCTCGCGGAGCGGGGGGTCGAGGTGCTGCGCGAGCCCGATGCGGCCGGCGGCCGCTACCGGGCGCAGCGCTTCGCGCGCGCCGACGAGTCCGTCGAGCCGCTTGCGGCCCCGGGCACCCCGGTCGTCGTACGCGACCTCCTGCCGGCCCTGCGCTGA
- a CDS encoding phosphotransferase: MEGAGEEARRRAVAQAFAIPGRWLGSQPLRTGWINETLVAAFDEGGRRVRYVQQRINRSVFGDPAQLMENVARVSAHVLAGLERAGAPDRERRALQLVPARDGAPAWRDAAGETWRTWRFVEGASSRDVVRTPAEAGAAALAFARFQAQVADLPGPRLHETIRGYQDARLRFEQLVTTVRADPAGRLGACRPELGFVTAREAMVDRLNGLRAAGAIPERITHGDTKINNVLLDDRTGEALCVIDLDTVMPGFAVYDFGDLVRTAATRAAEDERDLAKLRVDRALFAAIAAGWLRGAGGLLLPAERAELVFAARLLPLVIGMRFLADHLAGDRYFRCDRPGHNLDRARAQLALAADFERRAAELEDVLGAADPAPDR, encoded by the coding sequence ATGGAAGGGGCCGGGGAGGAGGCGCGGCGGCGCGCCGTGGCGCAGGCCTTCGCGATCCCGGGCCGCTGGCTCGGCTCGCAGCCGCTGCGCACGGGCTGGATCAACGAGACGCTGGTCGCCGCCTTCGACGAGGGCGGCCGGCGTGTGCGCTACGTGCAGCAGCGCATCAACCGGTCGGTCTTCGGCGACCCGGCGCAGTTGATGGAGAACGTGGCGCGCGTGAGTGCACACGTGCTGGCGGGGCTCGAGCGGGCGGGCGCTCCCGATCGCGAGCGGCGTGCGCTCCAGCTCGTGCCCGCGCGCGACGGCGCCCCCGCCTGGCGCGACGCGGCCGGCGAGACCTGGCGCACCTGGCGCTTCGTCGAGGGGGCGAGCAGCCGCGACGTGGTGCGCACGCCCGCCGAGGCCGGCGCCGCCGCCCTGGCCTTCGCCCGTTTCCAGGCGCAGGTGGCCGACCTCCCGGGGCCGCGCCTGCACGAGACGATCCGGGGCTACCAGGACGCGCGCCTGCGCTTCGAACAGCTCGTCACCACGGTGCGCGCCGACCCGGCCGGCCGCCTCGGCGCGTGCCGCCCCGAGCTCGGCTTCGTCACCGCGCGCGAGGCGATGGTGGACCGCCTGAACGGCCTGCGCGCCGCGGGAGCCATCCCCGAGCGCATCACCCACGGCGACACCAAGATCAACAACGTGCTCCTCGACGACCGCACGGGCGAGGCCTTGTGCGTGATCGACCTCGACACCGTGATGCCGGGCTTCGCGGTCTACGACTTCGGCGACCTCGTGCGCACCGCCGCCACGCGCGCCGCCGAGGACGAGCGCGACCTCGCGAAGCTGCGCGTCGACCGCGCGCTCTTCGCCGCGATCGCCGCGGGCTGGCTGCGCGGTGCCGGCGGCCTGCTCCTGCCGGCCGAGCGCGCCGAGCTGGTCTTCGCCGCCCGCCTGCTCCCGCTCGTGATCGGGATGCGCTTCCTGGCCGACCACCTGGCCGGCGACCGCTATTTCCGCTGCGACCGCCCCGGCCACAACCTCGACCGCGCCCGCGCGCAGCTCGCCCTCGCCGCCGACTTCGAGCGGCGCGCCGCCGAGCTCGAGGACGTGCTCGGCGCCGCCGATCCGGCGCCGGACCGCTGA
- a CDS encoding carbohydrate-binding family 9-like protein yields MREPPLPELACPQVRAPGAIDGDPHKPPWNALAPVWLTPSHGRRAEGAPPTTVALAALAPDAAPLAPRWRFQPTALRVARDDEHLLVCFHCVDRDASGSYEGRNQPIYDEEVVEAFLAPGPDPRRYYELEQSPRGAWFEARIESPYGRRATMKVDPAWRCAGWQRAVRLCADQDGRHAWWCAEWAIPFAALGAEPPAPGTRWRANFHRIDREGAGQFSAWSPTLAEPPDFHRPDRFGWLVFP; encoded by the coding sequence ATGCGCGAGCCGCCGCTTCCCGAGCTGGCCTGTCCGCAGGTCCGCGCGCCCGGCGCGATCGACGGCGACCCGCACAAGCCGCCCTGGAACGCGCTCGCCCCGGTCTGGCTCACGCCGTCGCACGGCCGGCGCGCCGAGGGCGCCCCGCCCACGACCGTGGCGCTCGCCGCGCTCGCCCCGGACGCCGCGCCGCTCGCGCCGCGCTGGCGCTTCCAGCCGACCGCCCTGCGTGTCGCCCGCGACGACGAGCACCTGCTCGTCTGCTTCCACTGTGTCGACCGCGATGCGAGCGGGAGCTACGAGGGGCGCAACCAGCCGATCTACGACGAGGAGGTCGTGGAGGCCTTCCTGGCGCCCGGTCCCGACCCCCGCCGCTACTACGAGCTCGAGCAGAGCCCGCGCGGCGCCTGGTTCGAGGCGCGCATCGAGAGCCCCTACGGCCGGCGCGCGACGATGAAGGTGGACCCCGCCTGGCGCTGCGCGGGCTGGCAGCGGGCCGTGCGCCTGTGTGCCGACCAGGACGGGCGGCACGCCTGGTGGTGCGCGGAGTGGGCGATCCCGTTCGCGGCCCTCGGCGCGGAGCCGCCCGCGCCCGGCACGCGCTGGCGCGCCAACTTCCATCGCATCGACCGCGAGGGCGCCGGGCAGTTCTCGGCCTGGTCGCCGACCCTCGCCGAGCCGCCCGACTTCCACCGGCCCGACCGCTTCGGCTGGCTGGTCTTCCCGTGA